Proteins found in one Hypericibacter terrae genomic segment:
- the hisA gene encoding 1-(5-phosphoribosyl)-5-[(5-phosphoribosylamino)methylideneamino]imidazole-4-carboxamide isomerase, protein MILYPAIDLKGGQCVRLRQGDMAQATVFNSDPADQARRFASAGAEWIHVVDLDGAFAGRAVNGAAVEAILAAANQPCQLGGGIRDLDAIEAWILRGISRVILGTVAVRDPDLVRQACRKFPGRVAVGIDAKGGRVAVEGWAETSELTVEELALRFEDAGVAAIIHTDIDRDGLLQGVNVEATAALARRIKTPVIASGGVAGLDDLRRLLAAGGIAGVVAGRALYDGRLILEEALALLASARAQTPERNPRKTQLC, encoded by the coding sequence GTGATCCTCTATCCCGCGATCGATCTCAAGGGCGGGCAATGCGTGCGGCTGCGCCAGGGTGACATGGCGCAGGCGACCGTGTTCAACAGCGATCCCGCCGACCAGGCGCGCCGCTTCGCTTCGGCGGGTGCCGAATGGATTCACGTCGTCGATCTCGACGGCGCGTTCGCGGGGCGTGCGGTCAATGGCGCCGCGGTCGAGGCGATCCTGGCGGCGGCCAACCAGCCCTGTCAGCTCGGCGGCGGCATCCGCGATCTCGACGCGATCGAGGCCTGGATCTTGCGCGGGATCTCGCGCGTCATCCTCGGCACCGTCGCGGTGCGCGATCCCGATCTGGTGCGCCAGGCCTGTCGCAAATTTCCGGGTCGCGTCGCGGTCGGCATCGATGCCAAGGGCGGGCGGGTCGCGGTCGAAGGCTGGGCCGAGACCAGCGAGCTCACGGTCGAGGAACTGGCCCTGCGCTTCGAGGATGCCGGCGTCGCCGCGATCATCCACACCGACATCGATCGCGACGGGCTGCTGCAGGGCGTCAATGTCGAGGCGACGGCCGCTTTGGCGCGGCGCATCAAGACGCCGGTGATCGCGTCGGGCGGCGTCGCGGGCCTCGACGATCTGCGCCGGCTGCTGGCGGCCGGCGGCATCGCCGGCGTGGTCGCCGGCCGTGCGCTCTATGACGGGCGGCTGATCCTCGAGGAGGCGCTGGCGCTGCTGGCCTCGGCGCGCGCGCAAACCCCCGAACGAAATCCCCGGAAGACGCAATTATGCTGA
- the hisB gene encoding imidazoleglycerol-phosphate dehydratase HisB — translation MRRASVSRKTKETQIEAEIELDGQGRSDISTGIGFLDHMLDQLARHSLMDITLKAKGDLHIDFHHTTEDSGIVLGEAVAKALGDRRGITRWGEATVPMDETLTRVALDASNRPYLIWKVAFSKPKLGEMDTELFKEWFQAFAQNAGLTLHIENLYGENNHHIVESCFKGLARALRAAIAIDPRKAGEVPSTKGVLGGSLT, via the coding sequence ATGCGCCGCGCCAGTGTCTCGCGTAAGACCAAGGAAACCCAGATCGAGGCCGAGATCGAACTCGACGGCCAGGGCCGCTCGGACATCTCGACCGGCATCGGCTTCCTCGACCATATGCTGGACCAGCTGGCCCGCCACAGCCTGATGGACATCACGCTGAAGGCCAAAGGCGATCTCCATATCGATTTCCATCACACGACCGAGGATTCCGGGATCGTGCTGGGCGAGGCCGTGGCGAAGGCGCTGGGCGACCGGCGCGGCATCACGCGCTGGGGCGAGGCCACGGTGCCGATGGACGAGACTCTGACGCGCGTGGCGCTCGACGCCTCGAACCGCCCCTATCTCATCTGGAAGGTCGCCTTCTCCAAGCCGAAGCTGGGCGAGATGGATACCGAGCTCTTCAAGGAGTGGTTCCAGGCCTTCGCGCAGAATGCGGGGCTCACGCTCCACATCGAGAATCTCTACGGCGAGAACAACCACCATATCGTCGAGAGCTGCTTCAAGGGCCTGGCCCGCGCGCTGCGCGCCGCGATCGCGATCGATCCGCGCAAGGCCGGTGAGGTGCCCTCGACCAAAGGCGTGTTGGGCGGCTCGCTCACGTGA
- the hisH gene encoding imidazole glycerol phosphate synthase subunit HisH yields the protein MKAVIVDYGSGNLRSAAKALERAAPADASVEVSADAASLADASHIVLPGVGAFADCKRGLEARPGMLDALERAVRREGKPFLGICVGMQLMAARGREFGVTPGLGWIAGEVRLLEPGTDRHGMKLKVPHMGWNELQLLRPHPVFDGLVTGSHAYFVHSYHLAVEDPADLLATCDYGGPVTAAVARANMVGTQFHPEKSQALGLKLLANFLAWKP from the coding sequence GTGAAGGCCGTCATCGTCGACTACGGCTCGGGCAACCTTCGATCGGCGGCCAAGGCCCTGGAGCGCGCCGCGCCGGCGGATGCGTCTGTCGAAGTCTCGGCCGACGCGGCATCTTTGGCCGACGCCAGCCATATCGTGCTGCCCGGTGTCGGCGCCTTCGCCGACTGCAAGCGCGGCCTGGAGGCGCGGCCCGGGATGCTCGACGCGCTCGAGCGCGCGGTCCGGCGCGAGGGCAAGCCTTTCCTCGGCATCTGCGTCGGCATGCAGCTCATGGCGGCGCGCGGCCGCGAGTTCGGCGTGACGCCGGGCCTCGGCTGGATCGCCGGCGAGGTGCGGCTGCTGGAGCCGGGCACCGATCGCCATGGAATGAAGCTCAAGGTTCCCCATATGGGCTGGAACGAGCTGCAGCTGCTGCGCCCGCATCCGGTGTTCGACGGCCTTGTCACCGGATCGCACGCCTACTTCGTGCATAGTTATCATCTGGCGGTCGAGGACCCGGCCGACCTGCTCGCCACCTGCGACTATGGTGGCCCGGTGACGGCGGCGGTGGCCCGCGCGAATATGGTGGGCACGCAGTTTCATCCGGAGAAGAGCCAGGCGCTGGGTCTGAAGCTGCTGGCGAATTTTCTCGCCTGGAAGCCCTGA
- the hisF gene encoding imidazole glycerol phosphate synthase subunit HisF, with translation MLKTRIIPCLDVHAGRVVKGVKFLDLVDAGDPVEQARAYDKAGADELCFLDITASHEERAIILDVVARTASEVFMPLTVGGGVRQVEDFRKLLLAGADKVSVNTAAVENPSLVTAAAEKFGAQCVTVAIDAKAEGTGKWQVYTHGGRKPTGLDAVEWARRMASSGAGEILLTSMDRDGTKQGYDLGLLRAVSDAVPVPVIASGGVGTLDHLVAGVREGHASALLAASIFHFGTYSIAQAKAALAAAGVPVRPIG, from the coding sequence ATGCTGAAGACCCGCATCATCCCCTGTCTCGACGTGCATGCGGGCCGCGTGGTCAAGGGCGTGAAGTTCCTCGACCTCGTCGATGCCGGCGATCCGGTCGAGCAGGCGCGCGCCTATGACAAGGCCGGCGCCGACGAGCTCTGCTTCCTCGACATCACGGCCAGCCATGAGGAGCGCGCGATCATCCTCGACGTGGTGGCGCGCACGGCCTCGGAGGTGTTCATGCCACTGACGGTCGGCGGCGGCGTGCGCCAAGTCGAGGATTTCCGCAAATTGCTGCTGGCCGGCGCCGACAAGGTCTCGGTCAACACCGCGGCGGTCGAGAATCCGTCGCTGGTCACGGCGGCCGCCGAGAAATTCGGCGCGCAATGCGTCACGGTCGCGATCGACGCCAAGGCCGAGGGCACCGGCAAGTGGCAGGTCTATACCCATGGCGGGCGCAAGCCGACCGGGCTCGACGCGGTCGAATGGGCGAGGCGCATGGCGTCGTCAGGGGCGGGCGAGATCCTGCTGACCTCGATGGATCGCGACGGCACCAAGCAGGGCTACGATCTGGGCCTGCTGCGAGCGGTCAGCGACGCGGTCCCGGTGCCGGTGATCGCGTCCGGCGGCGTCGGCACGCTCGATCATCTGGTGGCGGGCGTGCGCGAGGGCCATGCCAGCGCCCTGCTGGCGGCCTCGATCTTCCATTTCGGCACCTACTCGATCGCGCAGGCGAAGGCCGCGCTCGCCGCCGCCGGCGTTCCTGTCCGGCCGATCGGCTGA
- a CDS encoding LysR family transcriptional regulator encodes MRGLNPDHLHSFAAVIEHGSFSVAAAHLHLTQPAVSLQMKELERRLGVALIERVGRRAAPTAAGTELLVHVRRIDGALADALEAMAGHATTVGGRVRLGTGGTACTYLLPPLLKDLRRRFPALEIVVFTGNTGDHLKALEDNAIDVGLLTLPVPGRGFQVTPVLEDEFVAVFAAGEERIPAAAMPAALAQLPVVLEDPGATSRDIVEAWFLRAGRRVKPVMELGHVEAMKRLVSAGLGCSILPRMAVTADGKRDGLEVRPLVPRLSRRLGVVLRRDKLLQRGLRELVNALLAIDTKPR; translated from the coding sequence ATGCGCGGGCTCAATCCGGACCATCTCCATAGCTTCGCCGCCGTGATCGAGCATGGCAGCTTCTCGGTCGCCGCCGCTCATCTCCATCTGACGCAGCCGGCGGTGAGCCTGCAGATGAAGGAGCTCGAGCGGCGCCTCGGCGTGGCATTGATCGAGCGCGTGGGGCGGCGCGCGGCGCCGACCGCCGCGGGCACCGAACTGCTGGTCCATGTCCGGCGGATCGACGGCGCGCTCGCCGATGCGCTCGAAGCCATGGCCGGCCATGCCACGACCGTCGGCGGCCGCGTGCGGCTCGGCACGGGCGGCACCGCCTGCACCTATCTGCTGCCGCCCCTGCTCAAGGATCTGCGGCGGCGCTTCCCCGCGCTCGAGATCGTGGTCTTCACGGGCAACACCGGCGACCATCTGAAGGCGCTCGAGGACAATGCAATCGATGTCGGGCTGCTGACCCTGCCGGTGCCCGGCCGCGGCTTTCAGGTAACGCCCGTGCTCGAGGACGAGTTCGTGGCGGTCTTCGCCGCCGGCGAAGAGCGCATTCCCGCGGCCGCCATGCCCGCGGCGCTGGCCCAGTTGCCGGTCGTGCTGGAGGATCCCGGCGCCACCTCGCGCGACATCGTCGAGGCCTGGTTCCTGCGCGCCGGGCGGCGCGTCAAGCCGGTGATGGAGCTCGGCCATGTCGAGGCGATGAAGCGGCTGGTGAGCGCCGGGCTCGGCTGCAGCATCCTGCCGCGCATGGCCGTGACCGCCGACGGCAAGCGCGACGGTCTGGAGGTGAGGCCGCTGGTGCCGCGGCTGTCGCGCCGCCTGGGCGTCGTGCTGCGCCGCGACAAGCTGCTGCAGCGGGGCTTGCGCGAGCTGGTGAACGCGCTGCTGGCGATCGACACGAAGCCGCGTTAG
- a CDS encoding GNAT family N-acetyltransferase, with the protein MAKTVVELLKKYSGTDLADLCDAAEDGIRAGGGFGWLTPPTRDVMETYWKGVLLVPERRLFVGRLDNTIVGSAQLLRPGKNNEAQAHWATMTTHFVAPWARGHGLAKAILVAVEEAAREIGAQVLNLDVRESQEAAIQLYQSLGYVHWGTHPHYAKVQGKSVAGLFYYKDLV; encoded by the coding sequence ATGGCCAAGACGGTGGTCGAGCTTCTGAAGAAATATTCCGGCACGGATCTCGCCGATCTGTGCGACGCGGCCGAAGACGGCATCCGCGCCGGCGGCGGCTTCGGCTGGCTGACGCCGCCGACGCGCGACGTGATGGAGACCTATTGGAAGGGCGTGCTGCTGGTGCCCGAGCGCCGGCTCTTCGTCGGCCGCCTCGACAACACCATCGTCGGCTCGGCCCAGCTTTTGCGGCCGGGCAAGAACAACGAGGCCCAGGCGCATTGGGCCACCATGACGACGCATTTCGTGGCGCCCTGGGCGCGCGGCCATGGCCTCGCCAAGGCGATCCTGGTCGCGGTCGAGGAGGCGGCGCGCGAGATCGGCGCGCAGGTGCTCAATCTCGACGTGCGCGAAAGCCAGGAGGCCGCGATCCAGCTCTATCAGTCGCTGGGCTATGTGCATTGGGGCACGCATCCCCATTACGCCAAGGTCCAGGGCAAGAGCGTCGCCGGCCTGTTCTATTACAAGGACCTGGTGTGA
- a CDS encoding DUF1127 domain-containing protein produces the protein MTSFWRERMMGWLREPALYLAASVESRWRQAEALGALDERLLRDIGLSAAQARIGRPANPVGPGNWPLSGPSAQGNGTGFGGARF, from the coding sequence ATGACGAGTTTCTGGCGCGAACGCATGATGGGCTGGCTGCGCGAGCCGGCGCTTTACCTGGCGGCTTCGGTGGAGTCGCGGTGGCGCCAGGCCGAGGCTCTCGGCGCGCTGGACGAGCGGCTGCTGCGGGATATCGGCCTCTCCGCGGCGCAAGCCCGGATTGGACGGCCGGCCAATCCCGTCGGCCCCGGGAATTGGCCGCTTTCGGGCCCTTCGGCCCAGGGGAACGGCACCGGTTTCGGCGGCGCCCGGTTCTAG
- a CDS encoding winged helix-turn-helix transcriptional regulator, with the protein MRVSDIAAATCSIARALGAIGDPWTLLILRELFLGQRRFEEFQAQTGMAPYLLSRRLAKLAARDIVARVPYRQRPVRYEYRLTEKGRDLHAVVVALAGWGDRWASGPEGPPLTLIHKACGQETHPVLACSACGKPVEAHDLRARIGPAMQAERRLNRERFRARTRRAARPASPDTTESAPK; encoded by the coding sequence ATGCGTGTTTCGGACATTGCCGCGGCCACCTGCTCGATCGCCCGGGCGCTGGGCGCGATCGGCGATCCCTGGACCCTGCTGATCCTACGCGAGCTGTTCCTGGGCCAGCGCCGGTTCGAGGAGTTTCAGGCCCAGACCGGGATGGCGCCTTATCTTTTGTCGCGCCGCCTCGCCAAGCTTGCGGCCCGGGACATCGTCGCCCGGGTGCCCTATCGCCAGCGTCCGGTGCGCTACGAATATCGCCTGACCGAGAAGGGCCGCGACCTTCATGCCGTGGTGGTGGCGCTCGCCGGCTGGGGCGACCGCTGGGCATCGGGCCCCGAGGGCCCGCCGCTGACGCTGATCCACAAGGCTTGCGGCCAGGAAACCCACCCGGTCCTCGCCTGCTCGGCCTGCGGCAAGCCCGTGGAGGCCCATGATCTGCGCGCCCGCATCGGCCCCGCCATGCAGGCGGAGCGCAGGCTCAATCGCGAGCGCTTCCGCGCCCGGACCCGGCGCGCCGCCAGGCCCGCCTCACCCGACACGACGGAGTCCGCGCCGAAATGA
- a CDS encoding DUF2000 domain-containing protein has product MTMIFDTKIAVVLRDDLPVWQKLNVTAFTVSGIAAKVEGVTGEPYEDGSGHRYLPMFKQPVLVFSADAGAIRRAYDRARERNLVFSLFTEELFATGNDIDNRAAMKAVPTEELRIVGMALRAEKKTVDKVLKGLSLHR; this is encoded by the coding sequence ATGACGATGATCTTCGACACCAAGATCGCCGTGGTCCTGCGCGACGATCTCCCGGTCTGGCAGAAGCTCAATGTGACCGCCTTCACCGTCAGCGGTATCGCCGCGAAGGTCGAGGGCGTCACCGGGGAGCCCTATGAGGACGGCTCGGGCCATCGCTATCTGCCGATGTTCAAGCAGCCGGTGCTGGTCTTCAGCGCGGACGCGGGCGCGATCCGGCGCGCCTATGACCGCGCGCGCGAACGCAACCTGGTCTTCTCGCTCTTCACCGAGGAGCTCTTCGCTACCGGCAACGACATCGACAACCGCGCGGCGATGAAGGCCGTGCCGACGGAAGAGTTGCGCATCGTCGGCATGGCGCTGCGCGCGGAGAAAAAGACCGTCGACAAGGTGCTGAAAGGCCTGTCGCTGCATCGCTGA
- a CDS encoding phosphoribosyl-ATP diphosphatase — MARAPASLDGTILDKLYKVIESRKGGDPTTSNTARLFAKGTDKIAQKVGEEAVETVIEGVRGRKKDLALESADLLYHLLVLWADRGLKPQDVWDTLAAREGVSGIAEKKARSQSK; from the coding sequence ATGGCGCGGGCCCCCGCAAGTCTAGATGGAACGATTCTAGACAAGCTCTACAAAGTCATCGAAAGCCGGAAGGGGGGTGATCCGACCACCTCCAACACCGCCCGGCTGTTCGCCAAGGGCACCGACAAGATTGCCCAGAAGGTGGGCGAGGAAGCGGTCGAGACCGTCATCGAAGGGGTGCGCGGGCGGAAGAAGGATCTCGCCCTCGAAAGCGCCGACCTGCTCTATCACCTGCTTGTGCTCTGGGCCGACCGGGGCTTGAAGCCGCAGGATGTCTGGGACACGCTGGCGGCCCGCGAAGGAGTGTCCGGCATCGCGGAGAAGAAGGCGAGAAGTCAGAGCAAATGA
- a CDS encoding MaoC family dehydratase, whose translation MTPAASSGAAIGGDQPRFWDDVEVGERVRSAGFEFSPDNIFAFARQYDPQPMHLSEEAAAKSFFGELIASGWQTACVTFRLMVDARPLGSTPLVGLEIKEMKFERPVRPGDRVYAEGEVLERRASKTRPERGIVVMRVVTKNQKDQPVMSQLWVAILPTRQGAARL comes from the coding sequence ATGACCCCAGCCGCGTCTTCGGGTGCCGCCATCGGCGGCGATCAGCCGCGTTTCTGGGACGATGTCGAGGTGGGCGAGCGGGTGCGCAGCGCCGGGTTCGAGTTTTCGCCCGACAATATCTTCGCCTTCGCCCGGCAATATGACCCGCAGCCGATGCATCTCAGCGAGGAAGCCGCCGCGAAGAGCTTCTTCGGCGAGCTCATCGCCAGCGGCTGGCAGACCGCCTGCGTCACCTTCCGGCTGATGGTCGATGCCAGGCCGCTGGGATCGACGCCGCTGGTTGGGCTCGAGATCAAGGAGATGAAGTTCGAGCGCCCGGTGCGGCCGGGCGACCGGGTCTATGCCGAGGGCGAGGTGCTGGAGCGGCGCGCCTCCAAGACCCGGCCCGAGCGCGGCATCGTCGTCATGCGGGTGGTCACGAAGAACCAGAAGGACCAGCCGGTCATGTCCCAGCTCTGGGTGGCGATCCTGCCCACCCGGCAGGGCGCCGCGCGGCTTTAG
- a CDS encoding histidine triad nucleotide-binding protein: MSAAVAAYDRNNIFARILRGEIPCKKVYEDEHALAFHDIHPQAKIHVLVIPKGAYVSMADFSAQASDKEIAGFVRAVGKTAEILGVVESGYRLLANHGPNSHQEVPHLHVHIFGGQALGKMLAVERKA; this comes from the coding sequence ATGAGCGCCGCGGTCGCCGCTTACGACAGGAACAATATCTTCGCGCGCATCCTGCGCGGCGAGATCCCCTGCAAGAAAGTCTATGAGGACGAGCATGCGCTCGCCTTCCACGACATCCATCCGCAGGCGAAGATCCATGTGCTGGTGATCCCAAAAGGCGCCTATGTCTCGATGGCGGATTTCTCCGCCCAGGCGAGCGACAAGGAGATCGCCGGCTTCGTGCGCGCGGTCGGCAAGACCGCCGAGATCCTCGGCGTGGTCGAAAGCGGCTATCGGCTGCTCGCCAATCACGGGCCGAACTCGCATCAGGAAGTGCCGCATCTCCACGTGCATATCTTCGGCGGGCAGGCCCTGGGCAAGATGCTGGCGGTCGAACGCAAGGCCTGA
- a CDS encoding DSD1 family PLP-dependent enzyme, giving the protein MTQQRIARLAPAIFGDPVEAVDTPALLVELDAFERNIARMAQFAKAKGVRLRPHGKTHKCATIARSQVQAGAVGVCCQKVSEAEAFVAGGIEDVLVSNEIVAPAKLRRLAALTAQARIGICVDHPLGLDALIAAAPEAARPIDVYIELDVGGGRCGIEHIEDGLRLMDRIAAARNLSLAGIQAYQGSAQHLRKPAERKAAIEAAVARVLGLREALVKRGAGALRVTGAGTGTFYLEAASGAYDEIQPGSYVFMDRDYGDNEWAAEAGRFENSLFLLTTVMSRRARQAVVDAGHKTHSIDSGMPAIAGRPDLFYDRPSDEHGEIFPASPEVLLPELGQQLRLIPGHCDPTVNLHDWLVGIRAGHVEALWPVEARGAFS; this is encoded by the coding sequence ATGACCCAGCAACGGATCGCCAGGCTCGCACCCGCCATCTTCGGCGATCCTGTCGAGGCCGTCGACACGCCCGCGCTGCTGGTCGAGCTCGACGCCTTCGAGCGCAACATCGCGCGCATGGCGCAGTTCGCGAAAGCCAAGGGCGTGCGGTTGCGGCCGCATGGCAAGACGCATAAATGCGCGACGATCGCGCGGTCTCAAGTGCAGGCGGGCGCCGTCGGCGTCTGCTGCCAGAAGGTGTCGGAGGCCGAGGCCTTTGTCGCCGGCGGGATCGAGGATGTGCTCGTGTCGAACGAGATCGTCGCGCCGGCGAAGCTGCGCCGGCTCGCGGCCCTGACGGCGCAGGCGCGGATCGGCATCTGCGTCGATCATCCGCTGGGGCTGGACGCGCTGATCGCGGCGGCGCCCGAGGCGGCGCGGCCGATCGATGTCTATATCGAGCTCGATGTCGGCGGCGGCCGCTGCGGCATCGAGCATATCGAGGATGGCTTGCGACTGATGGATCGGATCGCTGCCGCGCGAAATCTCTCGCTCGCGGGCATCCAGGCCTATCAGGGCTCGGCGCAGCATCTGCGCAAGCCCGCCGAACGCAAAGCCGCGATCGAGGCCGCGGTGGCGCGCGTGCTGGGCTTGCGCGAGGCGCTCGTGAAGCGCGGCGCCGGCGCGCTCAGGGTGACCGGCGCCGGCACCGGGACTTTCTATCTCGAGGCCGCGAGCGGGGCCTATGACGAGATCCAGCCCGGCTCCTATGTCTTCATGGACCGCGATTATGGCGACAATGAATGGGCGGCCGAAGCCGGGCGCTTCGAGAACAGCCTGTTCCTGCTGACGACGGTGATGAGCCGGCGTGCACGCCAGGCCGTGGTCGATGCCGGGCATAAGACGCACAGCATCGACAGCGGCATGCCGGCGATCGCGGGTCGCCCCGATCTGTTCTATGACCGGCCCAGCGACGAGCATGGCGAGATCTTCCCGGCCTCGCCTGAGGTGCTGCTGCCCGAGCTGGGTCAACAGCTGCGCCTCATCCCGGGCCATTGCGACCCGACGGTCAATCTCCATGACTGGCTGGTCGGAATCCGCGCCGGCCATGTCGAGGCGCTCTGGCCGGTCGAAGCGCGCGGCGCCTTCAGCTGA